The following are encoded together in the Kwoniella europaea PYCC6329 chromosome 1, complete sequence genome:
- a CDS encoding guanine nucleotide-binding protein subunit alpha encodes MGGCLSTPSSPKHTNETKQVTAASSSKSPQTNVNPSSPAPATNNNGESTPTSAAGQGLAAALASTEPIAQESKGDRNRSNMIDRQLEDDSKKFKRECKILLLGSGESGKSTIVKQMKIIHQNGYSREELLSFRQIVHKNVLDSAQALIMAMRKIGVDPEEPNNRVYADRILEFRMDTDPLSVLPSDILHNVDSLWHDPVIPSVMDRSSEFYLMDSATYFFANIRKIGAADYIPDEADVLRARTKTTGISETRFNMGQLSIHMFDVGGQRSERKKWIHCFEAVTSIIFCVALSEYDQVLLEESGQNRMQESLVLFESVINSRWFLRTSVILFLNKIDLFKQKLPKIPLVQYFPEYTGGADINKAAKYILWRFTQTNRARLSVYPHLTQATDTSNIRLVFAAVKETILQNALRDSGIL; translated from the exons atgggaGGATGTCTATCAACACCATCGTCACCCAAACATACCAATGAGACCAAACAGGTCACCGCTGCTTCATCGTCTAAATCCCCTCAGACCAACGtcaacccttcttcacccgCTCCAGCAACCAACAACAATGGCGAGTCCACGCCGACAAGCGCGGCAGGGCAAGGCCTAGCTGCTGCCCTGGCGTCGACTGAACCTATCGCGCAGGAATCTAAAGGAGATAGGAATAGGAGTAATATGATTGATAGGCAGCTGGAAGATGATTCGAAAAAGTTCAAGAGGGAATGTAAGATTCTGTTACTGG GATCCGGAGAATCAGGAAAATCTACCATCGTGAAACAGATGAAAATCATCCACCAGAACGGGTACAGCCGTGAAGAGCTGTTGAGCTTCCGTCAGATCGTACACAAAAACGTACTTGATTCAGCGCAGGCGTTGATCATGGCTATGAGGAAGATTGGGGTTGATCCGGAGGAACCCAACAAcaga GTATACGCCGATCGAATCCTCGAATTCCGTATGGACACCGACCCCCTCTCCGTCCTCCCGTCGGATATCCTACACAACGTAGATTCGTTATGGCACGATCCGGTGATCCCCTCAGTGATGGACCGATCGTCCGAATTTTACCTCATGGACTCGGCCACCTACTTCTTTGCCAACATAAGGAAGATAGGTGCAGCGGATTATATACCTGATGAAGCGGATGTGTTGAGAGCGAGAACAAAGACTACTGGTATCAGCGAAACGAGATTCAACATGGGTCAATTGTCGATTCATATGTTCGATGTGGGAGGTCAGAGatcagagagaaagaagtggattCATT GCTTCGAAGCAgtcacatccatcatattcTGTGTGGCCTTATCGGAATACGATCAAGTATTACTTGAAGAATCGGGTCAAAACAGAATGCAAGAATCTTTGGTCCTGTTCGAATCAGTTATAAATTCGCGATGGTTTTTAAGAACTTCCGTGATCTTATTCTTAAATAAGATTGATCTGTTTAAGCAGAAGTTACCCAAGATACCTCTAGTACAATACTTCCCTGAGTATACTG GTGGCGCCGATATCAACAAAGCTGCCAAATACATCCTATGGCGATTCACCCAGACCAATCGAGCGAGATTATCCGTCTACCCTCATTTGACTCAAGCGACCGATACTTCTAAT ATCCGTCTGGTATTCGCTGCAGTGAAAGAGACAATCCTTCAAAACGCTCTACGTGATTCCGGTATATTGTAA